The following coding sequences are from one Methanooceanicella nereidis window:
- a CDS encoding V-type ATP synthase subunit F — protein sequence MEIAVVGKSDFVVGFRLAGVRKTFDVKSDSELEETIRKCLDSPDIGIIVLHTDDVRKLPVSLQKVVDESVEPTFIAIGGKEESGLREKIKRAIGVDLWK from the coding sequence ATGGAAATTGCAGTAGTAGGTAAGAGCGATTTCGTCGTTGGTTTTAGACTGGCAGGCGTCAGGAAAACATTTGACGTGAAATCGGACAGCGAATTAGAGGAGACAATAAGGAAATGCCTTGACAGTCCCGACATCGGCATCATCGTGTTACACACGGACGATGTCAGGAAGTTACCTGTAAGTCTTCAAAAGGTCGTAGATGAGTCGGTCGAGCCGACCTTCATAGCGATCGGCGGTAAAGAAGAATCAGGATTAAGGGAAAAGATAAAGCGCGCTATAGGCGTCGATCTTTGGAAATGA
- a CDS encoding ATP synthase subunit B: MKEYKTISEIAGPLVFVRKTEPVSFEELVNIQLSDGSIKRGQVLDTSNDLVAVQVFEGTAGISRDSGVRFLGETIKMPVSQDMLGRILSGAGEPLDGGPSIIPEKKLDIVGAAINPYSRRQPKDFIQTGISTIDGMNTLVRGQKLPIFSGSGLPHNEIALQIARQAKVVGSTEPFAVVFCAMGITAEEAQTFMKDFERTGALERAVVFMNLADDPAIERIITPRLALTTAEYLAFEHDMHVLVIYTDMTNYCEALRQIGAAREEVPGRRGYPGYMYTDLAMLYERAGIIEGKKGSITQLPILTMPGDDITHPIPDLTGYITEGQIVIARELHRKGIYPPINVSPSLSRLMNLGIGAGKTREDHKAVSDQCYSAYAEGKDLRGLVAIVGKDALSERDRKFLDFADAFEDKFVRQGREEDRTIEQTLDLAWELLTMLAVTDLTKIDNKYIEKYHPSMKKK; encoded by the coding sequence ATGAAGGAATATAAGACAATCAGCGAGATCGCAGGCCCGCTCGTTTTCGTCAGGAAAACGGAGCCTGTAAGCTTTGAGGAGCTTGTCAACATCCAGCTCTCAGATGGTAGCATAAAGAGGGGTCAGGTCCTTGACACCTCAAACGATCTGGTAGCCGTCCAGGTTTTCGAAGGTACTGCAGGCATCAGCCGTGACAGCGGTGTAAGGTTCCTCGGCGAGACTATCAAGATGCCCGTGAGCCAGGACATGCTGGGCAGGATACTTTCGGGAGCAGGCGAGCCGCTCGACGGCGGACCGTCCATCATACCCGAAAAGAAGCTTGACATAGTCGGCGCAGCCATCAATCCGTACTCCAGGAGACAGCCCAAGGACTTTATCCAGACCGGTATATCGACCATCGACGGTATGAACACCCTCGTCAGAGGACAGAAACTCCCGATCTTCTCGGGATCAGGTCTTCCGCACAACGAGATCGCTCTGCAGATCGCCCGTCAGGCAAAAGTGGTAGGATCCACCGAGCCGTTCGCAGTAGTATTCTGTGCGATGGGTATCACCGCAGAAGAAGCGCAGACCTTCATGAAGGACTTCGAGAGGACAGGCGCTCTTGAAAGGGCAGTAGTGTTCATGAACCTCGCGGACGACCCGGCCATCGAAAGGATCATCACCCCGAGGCTGGCATTGACCACCGCAGAGTACCTGGCATTCGAGCACGACATGCATGTGCTTGTCATTTACACTGACATGACCAACTACTGTGAGGCATTAAGACAGATCGGTGCAGCAAGAGAAGAGGTGCCCGGAAGACGTGGTTACCCCGGTTACATGTACACCGACCTTGCGATGCTTTACGAGCGTGCAGGCATCATCGAAGGCAAGAAGGGTTCCATCACCCAGCTGCCTATCCTTACCATGCCCGGTGACGACATCACTCACCCGATCCCTGACCTTACAGGCTACATTACCGAAGGACAGATCGTCATTGCGAGAGAGCTTCACCGTAAGGGTATCTACCCGCCCATCAACGTATCACCGTCACTGTCGAGGCTTATGAACCTCGGTATAGGCGCGGGCAAGACCAGGGAAGACCACAAAGCAGTGTCCGACCAGTGTTACTCGGCATATGCAGAAGGTAAGGACCTTAGAGGCCTCGTGGCTATCGTCGGTAAGGACGCACTGTCCGAGAGAGACAGGAAATTCCTTGACTTCGCCGATGCGTTCGAGGACAAGTTCGTCAGGCAGGGCCGTGAAGAGGACAGGACCATCGAACAGACCCTTGACCTCGCATGGGAACTGCTCACGATGCTTGCGGTCACCGACCTTACGAAGATCGATAACAAGTACATCGAGAAGTATCACCCCTCGATGAAGAAAAAATAA
- a CDS encoding V-type ATP synthase subunit D, protein MAIKDNIKPTRSELLELKKKIALSKSGHKLLKMKRDGLIMEFFEIMEKAKNARSELQKCYDDSTRKIAIARAVEGNVAVTSAAFSLKEKPEITLESKNVMGVIVPKIESSGIQKPLQERGYGVIGTSSRIDEAAEAYEKLVEQIIISAEIESAMKKLLDDIEKTKRRVNALEFKVIPELLEAEKFIKLRLEEMERENTFRLKKIKA, encoded by the coding sequence ATGGCTATTAAGGACAACATCAAGCCGACTCGTTCCGAGCTTCTTGAGCTTAAGAAGAAGATCGCTCTCTCGAAGAGCGGCCATAAGCTCCTGAAGATGAAGCGTGACGGCCTCATCATGGAATTCTTCGAGATCATGGAGAAGGCAAAGAACGCAAGGAGCGAGCTCCAGAAGTGCTACGATGATTCGACCCGTAAGATAGCCATTGCCAGAGCCGTTGAGGGTAATGTGGCCGTTACATCGGCTGCGTTCTCCCTTAAAGAGAAGCCTGAGATCACTCTCGAAAGCAAGAACGTGATGGGTGTCATCGTCCCGAAAATCGAATCCTCGGGCATCCAGAAGCCGCTCCAGGAGAGAGGCTATGGTGTGATAGGCACCAGTTCGCGTATAGACGAGGCCGCCGAAGCTTACGAGAAACTGGTCGAACAGATCATCATATCCGCAGAGATCGAATCCGCCATGAAAAAGCTTCTCGATGACATTGAGAAGACCAAGAGGCGTGTCAACGCGCTTGAGTTCAAGGTCATCCCGGAGCTTCTAGAGGCTGAAAAGTTCATCAAGCTCAGGCTTGAGGAAATGGAACGTGAAAACACATTCCGTCTTAAAAAGATCAAAGCATAA
- the hisF gene encoding imidazole glycerol phosphate synthase subunit HisF — protein MLTKRIIPCLDVTFGPGGGCVVKGVEFVNLRNAGDPVELARRYNEQGADELVFLDITASHEGRATMIDVIERTANEVFIPMTVGGGIKTIDDIRNILRAGADKITVNTTAVKDPQFIKKSSDLFGSQCIVTAIDCRSNTNIDDPKAVNILERKDGVPVWYEVVIYGGRTPTGIDAVEWAKTVEELGSGEIMLTSMDADGTKDGYDIPITRAISRAVRIPIIASGGAGNVDHMYDAFEKAEADAALAASIFHFGEYTIGEVKEILRGRGIPVRL, from the coding sequence ATGCTCACAAAAAGAATTATCCCGTGCCTTGATGTAACGTTCGGCCCAGGCGGAGGGTGTGTCGTAAAGGGCGTAGAGTTCGTCAACCTGCGTAACGCGGGCGACCCGGTGGAACTGGCTCGCCGCTATAACGAGCAGGGCGCCGATGAACTCGTGTTTTTGGATATAACCGCTTCTCACGAGGGCAGGGCGACAATGATCGATGTCATTGAGCGGACCGCGAACGAAGTGTTCATACCGATGACCGTCGGCGGCGGAATAAAGACCATAGACGACATCCGAAATATTCTCCGCGCGGGCGCCGATAAGATCACTGTCAACACTACTGCAGTGAAGGACCCGCAGTTCATCAAGAAGTCATCCGACCTGTTCGGTTCCCAGTGTATCGTGACGGCCATTGACTGCAGGAGCAACACGAACATAGACGACCCTAAAGCCGTTAATATCCTGGAGAGAAAGGATGGCGTCCCCGTATGGTATGAGGTCGTCATCTACGGCGGCAGGACTCCTACGGGCATCGACGCGGTAGAGTGGGCAAAGACCGTAGAGGAACTCGGCAGCGGCGAGATAATGCTCACAAGCATGGACGCGGACGGCACAAAGGACGGATACGACATTCCCATAACCCGTGCGATATCCCGCGCTGTAAGGATACCGATCATTGCTTCGGGCGGTGCCGGCAACGTCGATCATATGTACGATGCTTTCGAGAAAGCAGAGGCAGACGCGGCGCTGGCTGCCAGCATTTTCCACTTCGGCGAATACACTATCGGCGAGGTCAAAGAGATATTAAGAGGGAGAGGCATCCCTGTAAGGCTGTGA
- a CDS encoding DUF362 domain-containing protein, whose protein sequence is MITVNRFKCGYCGACVSVCPKNAIDLVETFIEIDENCSNCSICTKICPMGALELVEDEE, encoded by the coding sequence GTGATAACCGTTAACAGATTCAAGTGCGGTTACTGCGGGGCATGCGTAAGCGTGTGCCCGAAGAACGCCATTGACCTGGTAGAGACGTTCATCGAGATCGATGAGAACTGCAGCAACTGCAGCATATGTACGAAGATTTGCCCGATGGGCGCGCTGGAGCTGGTGGAAGATGAAGAGTGA
- a CDS encoding APC family permease, translating to MRSRSTADREGSLGVLDLVGLGVGGTIGSGIFVVPAVAAQMAGPSSLLSWVLCSISFGAVLACLTLLSTKYAISGAFYTLFFKAFDRRLARLIILDYVISGIFGMATIAAAIGENVSVSFINENIFLIGIIILFGLINLLGIVISAWVEDVLTALKILPLILVSILLLPFIDTGNFTPFAPAGNLAFLGSAVIVYWCYTGFEVSAIPSGSVKDPKKNVPLSLMLVFIIVTLIYFIVNFVLIGSAGAESVASTYYPLSYVMERFYAGSGIFVLAIALIAMLSALNAYLLGTATVLKSFAAGIGSYLSKESNNGVPYYAIITCTALGAGLIFFSNYFVLLASISVIMTLIPYIFLCWAAFRTFKGPGIRIIAIIGILSSIAVLVFSFLVPSLP from the coding sequence ATGAGGTCGAGATCAACTGCTGATAGGGAGGGGTCGCTGGGCGTCTTAGACCTTGTAGGACTGGGAGTCGGCGGTACCATAGGTTCGGGTATATTCGTCGTACCGGCTGTCGCGGCACAGATGGCCGGACCAAGCTCTCTGCTTTCATGGGTATTATGCTCGATATCTTTCGGGGCAGTGTTAGCGTGCCTTACACTGTTATCGACAAAATACGCTATCAGCGGCGCGTTTTATACATTATTCTTTAAGGCCTTTGACAGGCGCCTTGCAAGGCTCATCATTCTCGACTATGTGATATCCGGCATTTTTGGCATGGCTACGATAGCAGCTGCGATAGGGGAGAACGTGTCTGTCTCATTTATCAATGAAAATATATTTCTTATAGGCATTATCATCCTGTTCGGTCTCATAAATCTCCTGGGTATTGTCATCTCCGCATGGGTCGAGGATGTATTGACCGCTTTGAAGATATTGCCGCTGATACTTGTTTCAATATTGCTGCTGCCTTTTATCGATACGGGGAATTTTACTCCGTTCGCGCCTGCAGGCAACCTTGCTTTTCTCGGCAGCGCCGTCATAGTATACTGGTGTTATACAGGTTTCGAGGTATCTGCGATACCGTCCGGGTCAGTAAAAGACCCGAAGAAAAACGTCCCGTTATCTCTTATGCTTGTCTTTATCATAGTCACGCTGATATACTTCATCGTAAACTTCGTGCTGATAGGCAGCGCCGGCGCGGAGTCTGTCGCGTCGACATATTACCCCTTATCTTACGTGATGGAACGATTTTACGCAGGATCCGGTATATTTGTTCTCGCCATAGCTCTTATCGCAATGCTCTCAGCCCTTAACGCTTATCTGCTCGGGACTGCGACAGTGTTGAAAAGTTTCGCGGCCGGTATAGGATCTTACTTATCAAAAGAAAGTAATAACGGAGTCCCTTATTACGCCATAATAACATGTACCGCTTTGGGTGCCGGGCTTATTTTTTTCTCAAACTATTTCGTACTTCTTGCCAGCATATCTGTCATCATGACCTTGATACCTTACATCTTTTTGTGCTGGGCCGCATTCAGGACATTTAAAGGGCCGGGAATAAGGATAATAGCAATTATAGGAATTCTTTCCAGTATCGCTGTTCTTGTATTTTCCTTTTTGGTCCCGTCATTGCCTTGA
- the tmk gene encoding dTMP kinase: MTRSIRGYLISIEGIDGAGKSTQVKMLKEWLEKEGHNVAHLKEPTQGQYGKEIYRLAAEHMLPGPEEELRLFMLDRKEDVEKNILPALRSGDVVIMDRYYQSNMAYQGAKGLNPEKIREENEKFSPVPDLIIVLDIDPKNSISRIVNNRKSALDHFESENYLIKVREIFLKIGEKPNAAVIDASGKPDEVHGKIVDTIKNKLPELSP, translated from the coding sequence ATGACCCGGTCTATAAGAGGATACTTGATCAGCATCGAAGGCATTGACGGCGCAGGAAAGTCAACCCAGGTAAAAATGCTAAAGGAATGGCTCGAAAAAGAGGGGCATAATGTCGCACATCTTAAAGAGCCGACACAGGGACAGTACGGCAAAGAGATATACAGGCTTGCGGCCGAACATATGCTTCCCGGGCCGGAAGAAGAGCTGAGGCTGTTCATGCTGGACCGTAAAGAGGACGTCGAGAAAAATATCCTTCCGGCGCTTAGATCAGGGGATGTCGTGATAATGGACAGGTATTATCAGTCAAATATGGCATACCAGGGGGCAAAAGGGCTGAATCCGGAAAAGATAAGGGAGGAGAATGAAAAGTTCTCGCCGGTGCCCGACCTCATTATCGTGCTGGACATCGATCCAAAGAACAGCATCTCAAGGATAGTTAATAACAGGAAAAGCGCTTTAGATCATTTCGAAAGCGAGAACTACCTGATCAAGGTCAGGGAGATCTTTTTAAAGATAGGAGAAAAGCCTAACGCTGCGGTCATAGATGCATCAGGGAAACCTGACGAGGTACACGGGAAGATCGTAGATACGATAAAAAATAAATTACCTGAGCTATCCCCTTAA
- a CDS encoding DUF7544 domain-containing protein, producing the protein MSDSMASRAVKNTSKSIKELLFSPFDIIFLLRAYFVTSLRLKSDDGRILEMQRLKPFYRGTRLLTGMGLILIAAAFLLPFSVIFVGMDGFWKLLIAYMAVFFIFSIAGIVLEAALDAVFALMYVHKFSFTTAVSKFINYTRSNPGDSVKYMGVKLLLDISFMTVILGLFMPMMIEAIIVMLKITAEVQAGTADVGSIAFSGLAIVTILGALAFLSSMILSVPISAFYGYYTENAVKDMMPIIIRKC; encoded by the coding sequence ATGTCCGATTCGATGGCTTCCAGGGCTGTAAAGAATACGAGTAAAAGTATTAAGGAGCTTCTATTCTCGCCGTTTGATATTATCTTTTTACTTCGGGCTTACTTTGTAACGTCCCTGAGACTGAAAAGCGACGACGGCAGGATATTAGAGATGCAGAGGCTAAAGCCGTTCTATCGCGGCACAAGACTGCTGACCGGGATGGGGCTGATACTTATCGCGGCCGCTTTCTTGCTTCCGTTCAGCGTGATCTTTGTCGGCATGGATGGTTTCTGGAAACTCCTTATCGCATACATGGCCGTATTTTTCATCTTCTCTATCGCAGGGATAGTCCTCGAAGCGGCGCTGGACGCCGTATTCGCTTTAATGTATGTGCACAAGTTTTCTTTTACTACGGCCGTAAGCAAATTCATTAATTATACGAGATCCAACCCGGGCGATTCTGTAAAATATATGGGCGTTAAACTCCTGCTGGACATCTCGTTCATGACAGTGATATTAGGGCTTTTCATGCCGATGATGATAGAAGCGATAATAGTGATGCTAAAGATCACTGCAGAAGTACAGGCAGGGACCGCGGATGTCGGATCAATTGCCTTTTCAGGACTGGCGATAGTCACGATCCTTGGCGCGCTGGCTTTCCTATCCTCAATGATATTGTCGGTGCCTATATCGGCATTTTACGGGTACTATACGGAAAATGCCGTGAAAGATATGATGCCGATTATTATTAGAAAGTGTTAA
- a CDS encoding V-type ATP synthase subunit C, whose translation MGQRAGAGNYAYATTRVKARKAFLYPRETYLKLLQMDLPEISRFIGESKYKQEIDELATKYEGIDLLEYALNLNLAKEMNQIIGFCQGELKLIVGSYLMRWDVWNIKSILRGKNYGATEDEIRETLVPAGYLSLQQLVELIRKSTINEVIEGLSKTIFYKPLTAALDEYNKTQTLSRFENNLDKAYYANLLSLDLPNTMADELFIMFVRREIDVVNLRTLFRLKREGLEHENLMDYLIPGGAKIGMDDLRKLSQAPNVDEFIGMLKEYPYWENLSEAVQVFNETGSLNAIEVGLRKALISYGDKISHLYPLSICPIIGYVLRKNGEVNNLRIIARGKEAQLSDDVIRSQLVI comes from the coding sequence ATGGGACAACGTGCTGGGGCGGGTAATTATGCTTACGCGACAACGAGGGTAAAAGCCCGTAAGGCTTTTTTATACCCCCGGGAGACCTACCTTAAGCTTCTCCAGATGGATCTGCCTGAAATAAGCAGGTTCATAGGGGAGAGCAAATATAAGCAAGAGATAGATGAGCTCGCGACCAAATATGAGGGCATAGACCTTCTTGAATATGCATTGAACCTTAACCTCGCCAAGGAAATGAACCAGATCATCGGCTTCTGCCAGGGAGAATTGAAACTTATTGTGGGCTCTTACCTGATGAGGTGGGACGTCTGGAACATAAAGTCTATCCTCCGAGGCAAGAACTATGGCGCAACGGAAGACGAGATACGCGAGACGCTCGTTCCGGCAGGATACTTGAGCTTACAGCAGCTCGTGGAGCTTATCAGGAAGTCCACTATAAACGAAGTTATAGAGGGACTGTCCAAGACTATCTTCTATAAGCCACTGACAGCTGCTCTTGACGAGTACAACAAGACACAGACACTTTCCAGGTTCGAGAACAACCTCGATAAGGCCTATTACGCGAACTTACTTTCGCTTGACCTGCCTAACACGATGGCTGACGAGCTTTTCATCATGTTCGTCAGGCGTGAGATCGACGTTGTAAATCTCAGGACGTTGTTCAGGTTAAAGAGAGAAGGTCTTGAACATGAAAACCTGATGGACTATCTCATACCCGGCGGCGCAAAGATCGGAATGGACGATCTTAGAAAACTATCACAGGCCCCGAACGTGGATGAGTTCATTGGCATGCTCAAAGAATATCCGTACTGGGAAAATCTCTCGGAAGCGGTTCAGGTCTTCAACGAGACCGGGTCGTTAAATGCCATAGAAGTGGGTCTGCGTAAGGCTCTTATCTCATATGGGGATAAAATATCTCATTTATACCCTCTTTCGATATGCCCGATAATAGGATACGTCTTAAGGAAAAACGGCGAAGTCAACAATCTCCGTATCATCGCGAGAGGCAAAGAAGCACAGCTTAGCGACGACGTTATCAGAAGCCAGCTGGTGATATAA
- a CDS encoding ATP synthase subunit A, with product MSQVGEIYRVAGPVVTAIGLNARMYDVVKVGKEGLMGEVIEIDNEKAIIQVYENTSGIRPGEPVENTGLPLSVELGPGLLTSIYDGIQRPLPVLTEKMGNFITRGVSAPGLSRTAKWKFVPTVKAGDKVKGGSIIGTVQETKTILHKVMVPPNVPETSIKDIKEGEYTVEDVIGHLENGTELKLMHKWPVRSPRPYNEKLRPDIPLITGQRILDGLFPIAKGGTAAIPGPFGSGKTVTQQQLAKWSDAEIVVYIGCGERGNEMTEVLAEFPHLTDPKTGNPLMHRTVLIANTSNMPVAAREASVYTGITIAEYYRDMGYGVSLMADSTSRWAEAMREISSRLEEMPGEEGYPAYLAARLSEFYERAGRVITPMGQEGSVTVIGAVSPPGGDFSEPVTQNTLRIVKVFWALDAKLAQRRHFPAINWLNSYSLYQDSLKDWYDKNISPKWNTLKAQSMELLQRESELQEIVQLVGSDALPEDQQLTLEIARMIREYFLQQNAYHDVDTFCSLQKQFMMLDSIMTFGAYAKAALGAGVPMQKILALKSKTDLAKVKFEPDFEKYLKDIDAQMKAEFKSLEAA from the coding sequence GTGAGTCAAGTTGGAGAAATTTACCGAGTAGCAGGTCCGGTCGTGACCGCTATCGGCCTTAACGCACGTATGTACGACGTGGTAAAGGTCGGTAAAGAAGGCCTGATGGGTGAGGTCATCGAGATCGACAACGAGAAGGCCATCATCCAGGTATACGAGAATACCTCCGGTATAAGGCCCGGAGAGCCCGTGGAGAACACTGGCCTCCCGTTATCAGTAGAGTTAGGTCCTGGTCTGCTCACATCAATTTATGATGGTATCCAGAGGCCGCTTCCTGTACTGACCGAAAAGATGGGCAACTTCATTACCAGAGGTGTGTCCGCGCCAGGTCTGTCAAGGACAGCAAAGTGGAAATTCGTACCGACCGTAAAGGCAGGCGACAAGGTCAAGGGCGGAAGCATAATTGGTACCGTGCAGGAAACCAAGACCATCTTACACAAAGTAATGGTGCCACCCAATGTGCCCGAGACATCGATCAAGGACATAAAAGAGGGCGAATACACGGTGGAAGATGTTATCGGCCACCTCGAGAACGGCACTGAATTAAAGCTCATGCACAAGTGGCCCGTCAGGAGCCCGAGGCCTTACAATGAAAAATTAAGGCCGGACATACCCCTTATCACAGGTCAGAGAATACTTGACGGTCTGTTCCCCATAGCAAAGGGCGGAACGGCAGCCATCCCCGGACCATTCGGCAGCGGTAAGACCGTTACACAGCAGCAGCTGGCAAAGTGGTCGGACGCGGAGATCGTGGTCTACATAGGATGCGGCGAGAGAGGCAACGAGATGACAGAAGTTCTTGCCGAGTTCCCGCACCTTACCGACCCCAAGACCGGAAACCCGCTCATGCACAGGACAGTGCTTATAGCCAACACGTCCAACATGCCTGTCGCAGCAAGAGAAGCATCCGTGTACACCGGTATTACCATAGCGGAATACTACAGGGACATGGGATACGGCGTCTCGCTGATGGCAGACTCGACTTCGAGATGGGCAGAGGCAATGAGAGAGATCTCATCACGTCTTGAAGAGATGCCCGGAGAAGAGGGTTACCCCGCATACCTCGCAGCAAGACTTTCAGAGTTCTACGAGAGGGCAGGCCGTGTCATAACCCCGATGGGACAGGAAGGAAGCGTTACCGTTATCGGAGCAGTTTCGCCGCCAGGCGGAGACTTCTCAGAGCCGGTCACGCAGAACACACTCCGTATAGTGAAAGTGTTCTGGGCGCTTGACGCAAAGCTCGCACAGAGAAGGCACTTCCCGGCCATCAACTGGCTTAACAGTTATTCATTATACCAGGATTCCTTGAAGGACTGGTACGACAAGAACATCTCCCCGAAGTGGAACACTCTTAAGGCCCAGTCGATGGAGCTCTTACAGAGAGAGTCCGAGCTTCAGGAGATCGTGCAGCTCGTCGGTTCCGACGCCCTGCCCGAAGACCAGCAGCTTACTCTTGAGATCGCCCGTATGATCAGAGAGTACTTCCTGCAGCAGAACGCATACCACGACGTCGATACATTCTGCAGCCTGCAGAAGCAGTTCATGATGCTGGACTCTATCATGACGTTCGGCGCATATGCAAAGGCTGCACTTGGGGCAGGTGTGCCCATGCAAAAGATACTCGCGCTTAAGTCCAAGACCGACCTGGCAAAGGTAAAGTTCGAGCCAGACTTTGAGAAGTACCTCAAGGACATAGACGCACAGATGAAAGCCGAGTTCAAGTCACTGGAGGCGGCTTAA
- a CDS encoding MazG nucleotide pyrophosphohydrolase domain-containing protein yields MEISEFQRLMKDLYSENDKTRGMEKTMLWFFEEVGELAEALRKEDKREIEHEMADVFAWMVSIANMLDIDVEKACLSKYPMKCPRCGQIPCTCNK; encoded by the coding sequence ATGGAGATAAGCGAGTTCCAGCGGCTGATGAAAGACCTTTATTCCGAGAACGATAAGACCCGCGGCATGGAAAAGACCATGCTCTGGTTCTTCGAGGAAGTGGGCGAGCTCGCCGAGGCCTTGAGGAAAGAGGATAAAAGGGAGATAGAGCATGAGATGGCCGACGTGTTCGCATGGATGGTGTCAATTGCCAACATGCTTGATATAGACGTTGAAAAGGCATGCCTGTCAAAATACCCGATGAAATGCCCCCGCTGCGGCCAGATACCCTGTACTTGCAATAAATAG
- a CDS encoding DUF7544 domain-containing protein: MSGYRAFPPISTAFEKTKKILFEPFNVITWIKLAIIVFFIGSSGSRLSNTGQYRTGPYDDYSGIGRSLSDISSDTNLMIAIIALILLVLILALVLFYLRGVFSFVFIRALTTFDVRILKPFRENMGRGFKIFLFNLFIVIISIVLAIILIGIMVFAIVTAVNTGLGSLPAILLVWFLAFIALFALLALIVLLFLMTIVAGFTYDFVAPLMYFKDMGVIDGWKYLWKIIKSAPDQFVVYVLTRWALEFVVGILLFILMLPIIFLMVAVAILSALVAAALSQVSVYLMMFFIGLLILAILLGVLILLFISMPVAVYFRYYSLDFLKEMDNTAVVY; the protein is encoded by the coding sequence ATGTCCGGTTATCGCGCTTTTCCGCCAATTTCAACAGCGTTTGAGAAGACAAAGAAAATACTGTTTGAGCCGTTCAACGTCATAACATGGATAAAACTGGCGATAATAGTGTTTTTTATTGGCTCTAGCGGAAGCCGCTTAAGCAATACCGGACAGTACAGAACAGGCCCCTATGATGACTATTCAGGTATAGGGAGATCACTGTCAGATATATCATCAGATACTAACCTGATGATAGCCATAATCGCTTTAATATTGCTGGTCTTAATACTGGCTCTCGTATTGTTCTATTTACGAGGCGTTTTCTCATTCGTTTTCATCCGCGCACTTACCACATTTGACGTAAGGATATTGAAACCATTCAGGGAGAATATGGGAAGAGGGTTTAAAATATTCCTTTTTAACCTGTTCATCGTCATCATTTCGATCGTTTTAGCGATCATACTGATAGGCATCATGGTTTTCGCTATCGTTACAGCCGTTAACACCGGACTTGGCTCATTACCGGCTATACTTCTGGTATGGTTCCTTGCGTTCATAGCTTTATTCGCATTGCTTGCGCTTATCGTCCTCCTATTTTTGATGACGATCGTCGCAGGTTTTACCTATGATTTCGTAGCTCCCCTGATGTACTTTAAAGATATGGGAGTTATCGACGGATGGAAGTACCTCTGGAAGATAATAAAAAGCGCTCCGGACCAGTTCGTCGTATATGTGCTTACGAGATGGGCGCTTGAGTTCGTCGTTGGCATCCTGTTATTTATCCTTATGCTGCCGATCATATTCCTGATGGTGGCAGTTGCGATATTGAGCGCTTTGGTCGCCGCGGCGCTATCGCAGGTATCAGTATATTTAATGATGTTCTTCATCGGGCTGCTTATACTGGCAATACTGCTCGGCGTTTTGATACTGCTGTTCATATCGATGCCGGTGGCAGTTTACTTCAGGTATTATTCGCTTGATTTCCTAAAAGAAATGGACAATACTGCTGTAGTTTATTAA
- a CDS encoding GbsR/MarR family transcriptional regulator, which yields MTKTYSDILKERDAILSTFEALFKVRGLGPLHGRVFGAIMLSVDALTQDEIGEFTGYSVPAVSSALDDLVRVGLVYKQKRQDSRKNYYSSKADLDEIMKMILKTIHDDYVMVVLNRLETSKNNMAAIDEPFAQGHIEIVQNYEKELRDLELYLKRLLEVPLEEKK from the coding sequence ATGACCAAAACGTACTCTGACATACTCAAGGAAAGAGATGCTATACTAAGCACTTTCGAGGCGTTGTTCAAGGTCCGTGGTCTCGGGCCCCTGCACGGCAGGGTGTTCGGAGCCATCATGCTCTCAGTGGATGCGCTGACACAGGATGAGATCGGCGAATTCACGGGATATTCGGTACCGGCAGTCAGCTCGGCACTGGATGACCTTGTCAGGGTAGGTCTTGTCTACAAGCAAAAGAGGCAGGATAGCCGGAAAAACTATTATTCTAGCAAAGCAGACCTTGACGAGATCATGAAAATGATCCTGAAGACTATACACGACGACTATGTAATGGTGGTCCTGAACAGGCTGGAGACCAGCAAGAATAACATGGCCGCCATTGACGAGCCTTTCGCACAGGGGCACATCGAGATAGTGCAGAACTACGAGAAAGAGCTCAGAGATTTAGAATTATATCTTAAAAGATTATTGGAAGTCCCACTGGAGGAAAAAAAGTGA